In the Deinococcus radiopugnans ATCC 19172 genome, CGGGGGCGTCGCCCAGCAGCGCCACGCGCAGGCCAGAGGCCAGCAACAGGGCCAGGGTCAGGGCCAGCAGATCACCGCAGGCCAGGACGGCGCCGTTGAGGAGCCGGCGGCCCAGCATCAACCGCACCGCTCCACGGCTGACAGACCCGGAGGGTGAAGAAGATGAGGTGCTGCGAATCGCTTGCATAGAAAACTCCTGCTGGGCCGTGGGAATTGGAAGGTGAACTGCCGGTAGGCGCGGACTGCGACGGGGCAGACCCTCCCCAATTAAACTGAAATGGCCCGTGCTGTGAAGCCGCCAACCCCTTACTTATCGTAAACCTCACTGACTTTTGACTGACTGCAAGTGCCATTCGAGGTTTCAAGCTGACCCTGAAGGGCGATGTCGCTACCAGATTTGGTCAAGTGATCCTCGCGGCCACTTTCACAGCTCTGTCCTGCGTCATACATCCTGTCGGAAATCTCGTTAATTGAACGTAAAACGCTCCTGCCGATGCCCGGAATTCAGGCAAGCAGGGAATGTGGACCTCCCGCAACGCCAGCCTCACGCTCACCCCGCTTCGGAGCGAGAATGAGGGCAACAACGCACAAACTCCGCAGCGCTCCGGCCACGCCACAGGGCTGGGGACAGGTATGCCAGGCAAACCTTAAAGAAGGCGGCACCCCGGTCAGGCCACGAGCAGCACGTCAAAGTTCAACTGCTCGAAATCAAGCTCGTCGGTCCAGAGACAGAGGACGGGAGCGCAACCACCGACATGGGCCGGGGCCACTGCTGGCCCTAGCCGGGCCTCCATTCCTCACGGCTTTCCGGGTGGCCTGCTGGTGAGTGTGGTGGGCCTCAAGCCGCTGAGTGGCCGCGACGCTAGGAAGATGGGCACCCACCTGATCGCGGGGCATGAAAACCAAGCACGCGCTGGACACATCGGCAAAGGGCGTGCGCGCCGCCCACAACGCCATAGGGGCATTGCCAAACGAGGCAAAGTCCTGGGCTGCGCCATCAACAGCTCAGATCACGACGCAAGCCAAGCTACTCACCCCTCCGGCAGCCGCCGCACCGGCAACCTGACCCAGCCGCGGCGCGAGACCCAGCGCAGGGCGATTACGGTCAGCACGCCGCCCAGCTGGGACTGAAACGGCGTGACGTGCGGGTGCAGCAGCAGCACGGCGAAGGCCCCCGCCGCCGCCGCCGTGGCGTACAGCTGATCGCGGCGGTACATCACCTCCGGTACCTCGTTGGCGATCAGGTCACGGATGATGCCGCCGCCCACGCCGCTGATCGCCCCGGTAAAGACCACGCCCAGCGGCCCCAGCCCGAAGTTGATGGCCCCCAGCGCCCCCGAGGCCGCGAACAGCGCCAGCCCCGCCGAGTCGAACAGGCTGATGGTGCGCTCGAAGCGGGCCAGCCGCTCGCCGAAGCCGAAGGCCAGCACCGAACCCAGCAGCGCGGCGTACAGGTAGGATTCGTCGCGCAGGAACAGCGGCGGCGTCTGCCCGGTCAGGGTGTCGCGGATCGCGCCGCCGCCCACCGCCGTCACGCAGCCCAGCACCAGCACCCCGAAGATATCGAAGCGTTTGCGGACGCCCAGCAGCGCCCCCGACAGCGCGAAGGCCAGCACGCCGATCAGGTCCAGCCAGTGCAGCCCGGCCTGCAGGGTGATCTCGGGAGGCAGCAGTTCGTGCACGCCCGCACTGTACAGGCCAGGACTCCTGCCGCGTCTTGTGTGCGGTGCCAATGGATTCTTCTTCGCCCCAGCCCCGTCTCATGGCAGCGAGGCGGCGGCGTGTCACGCTGTGGTCCATGAACATCTCCATCAAGACGCTGACCCTGGTGCTGGGATTGGCCGGCGCGGGCCTGCTGGGACTGGCCGAGGCGGCCACGGCGACCACGACGACAGCGGCCAATCTGCGCCGGACCCCCGCCCTGAATGGGCAGATCGTGCGCACCGTTCCCGGCGGCACGTTGCTGACGGTGGCCTGCGCGGGCGAGTGGTGCCGCACCACCTATCAGGGCCGCGGCGGCTACATCGCCCGCTCGCTGATGCGCCCGGTCAGCGGCAGCGCGGCCCTGACCGGGCCGGGCAACGTGTACTACGCCAGTTGCGCGGCCCTGCGCGCTGCCGGCTCCATGCCGATCCGGGTGGGCAAACCGGGCTACCGCACCGGCCTGGACTCCAACCGCAACGGCGTCGCGTGTGACCGTGGAGACCGCTGAGGCTCAATCCTCTCTTACCCGGCATCTCATGCTTTATTTTATAAACCGGAGTATGATGTAGGCATGACTGCATCTGCCTCCACTTCCTTCACGCCCTCGGCACCCGACAAGTTACGGGTGGACATCTGGTCGGACATCGCCTGTCCGTGGTGTTATGTCGGCAAGCGGCGCTTCGAGGCGGCCCTGCAGGACTTCGGCCCGCGCGATCAGGTGGAAGTCGTGTGGCACAGCTTCGAGCTTGATCCCTCCGCGCCGGCCGACAACCCGAACTCCATGCGCGACGGGCTGGCCCGCAAGTACGGCCGCACCCCGGCCCAGGCCCAGGAGATGCTGGACAGCATGACCCAGACGGCGGCGGGTGAAGGACTGGAGTACCACTTCGACAAGACCCGCCTGACCAACACCTTCCTGGCCCATCAGCTGATCCATCTGGCCGCCGAGCACGGCCAGCAGGACGCCATGAAGGAACGCCTGCTGCGCGCCTACATGTCCGAGGGACGGAATGTGGGCGAGGTGGACACGCTGGTGGAACTGGCCGCCGAAGTGGGCCTGGACGCTGCCGAGGTTCGCACGGCCCTGGAAGGCGGCCACTACGCCCAGGCCGTACGTCAGGACGAGGCCCAGGCCCAGGCGCTGGGCATCAGCGGCGTGCCGTTCTTCGTGCTGGGCGGCAAGTACGGCGTCAGCGGCGCGCAGGGCGCGGAGGTGCTGCGCGGCGCGCTGGAGCAGGTCTGGGCCGAGACGCATCCTGCCCCCCTGACCCTGCTGGGCACGGCCAATGACGCGGAGGGCTGCGAGGACGGTCAGTGCGCGGTGCCGGCGCGGGAATAAACCGGGCTGGCCTGCTCAACAACTCACGAAAGGGAGGGCAACAGAAACCGCTTCTGTTGCCCTCCTTCATGGCATAGAGGCCAGCCTTATACCGTCTTGCCACTCGCTTCGCTCGGGTTCGTCTTCGACTCACCGCACTTTGGTATTACACCG is a window encoding:
- a CDS encoding trimeric intracellular cation channel family protein, with the protein product MHELLPPEITLQAGLHWLDLIGVLAFALSGALLGVRKRFDIFGVLVLGCVTAVGGGAIRDTLTGQTPPLFLRDESYLYAALLGSVLAFGFGERLARFERTISLFDSAGLALFAASGALGAINFGLGPLGVVFTGAISGVGGGIIRDLIANEVPEVMYRRDQLYATAAAAGAFAVLLLHPHVTPFQSQLGGVLTVIALRWVSRRGWVRLPVRRLPEG
- a CDS encoding DsbA family oxidoreductase translates to MTASASTSFTPSAPDKLRVDIWSDIACPWCYVGKRRFEAALQDFGPRDQVEVVWHSFELDPSAPADNPNSMRDGLARKYGRTPAQAQEMLDSMTQTAAGEGLEYHFDKTRLTNTFLAHQLIHLAAEHGQQDAMKERLLRAYMSEGRNVGEVDTLVELAAEVGLDAAEVRTALEGGHYAQAVRQDEAQAQALGISGVPFFVLGGKYGVSGAQGAEVLRGALEQVWAETHPAPLTLLGTANDAEGCEDGQCAVPARE
- a CDS encoding excalibur calcium-binding domain-containing protein — its product is MNISIKTLTLVLGLAGAGLLGLAEAATATTTTAANLRRTPALNGQIVRTVPGGTLLTVACAGEWCRTTYQGRGGYIARSLMRPVSGSAALTGPGNVYYASCAALRAAGSMPIRVGKPGYRTGLDSNRNGVACDRGDR